CTCGAAGGGGTCGTCGAGGCCGCCGGTGATCTCGTCGAGGTCGGCCTTCGTGTACTGGGGGAGCCTGGTCACCGCGTATGCCATGGAGATCATCGTCGCATCGGGGGTACGGGACAGACCTACGGGGTGGAACACAGCCCCCTCAGCCACTCCGCGCACGCCTCCTGCCCCGCCGGAAGGCTCGCGCCCGGGAAGAGGCGGGTCCAGGCGCGGGTCGGGGCGAGGGCGCCCAGGCGGGTCGCGAGGGTCAGGGCGCGGCGCAGTTCGGACGTCGCGGGGCCGTCTTCCGTCCAGGGTTCCAGGTACGCGTCACGCAGCCTGGGGAGGACCTCGGGCCCGTACCGTTCGCGGACTCGGCGGGCCGGGACGGTGAAGCTGCAAAAGGGGTGGGAGACATGGGCGTCGCCCCAGTCGAAGAAGGTGAAGCGGCCGGGGGCGGGGCGCAAGAGCTGACCGTCGTGCAGGTCGCAGTGGTCGAGGGAGTCGGGGACACCGGTGGCGGCGAGTTCCGCGCACCAGTCGAGGAGGCGGGGGCGGAGGGCGTGCAGACGGGTCCGGTCCGCCTTCTCCAGCGCGGTGTTCTCCGACAGGGCGGTGTCGAAGATGCCGGGGAGAGCGGCAGCGCGCGCGTCCGGTACGCCGAGCCGGTCCATCTCGGCGACGTACGGGATCAGCGCCCGCTGCATCCGCGCGTACTGCCGCAGCGCCTCCTCCCAGGCGCTCACGTCGCTGTCGCCGCGCTCCAGCACGTCCCGGAAGAGATCACCGCCGTGGGGCAGCAGCGACCAGCCACGTCCGGCGTCGACGGCGAGCGGCTCCAGCACATGCTCCGGCACCCAGCCGGCCAGCGCGGCGGTGAGCGCGCCCTCGAAGGCGCTGCCGGGCGGGTTGGCCTTGAACCAGATGTCGTCGCACCGGACACCGGCCCCGTCCCGCACCTCGATGCGCACCAGCACCGACCACGGCCGCAGCCGCACACTCCAGCGCCCCGCCGGCCGCAGTCCGTGCGCCGTGAGCCCCGCCTCAGCCCAGCCGAGCGCGGCCTCCCGCCACTCCCCCTGCTCCCAGGGGGTCACGGTGTCCTGGTAGTTCCCACGGTCCACGACCGTCGCCGTCCTGTCTCGCACCGGCCCATCCGAACATCCACGGCGCCCCTTCCACCAGCGGTTTCCGTAGGAGAAGATCACCGGGACCGTGGACATGCGTGAGTGGGGGAAAACATGGGGCTCGTCGTGCTGCTGGGCATCCTGGCGTTCGTGATCTTCGGGTGCGTGTGTGTGGTGTGGGCCGCGCGCGGCGGACCGCGATGGGTGCGGGGAGTGGCCTGGGTGACGACCGGGCTGGGTGAGGTCGTGATGGCCCTGGCGAAGAGCAGCAAGGGGAGCCGCCGCTCCAACTCCAGTAGTGACGATGGCGACTGAACCGACCCCTTAACCCCGCCGTCGAACACGTGCATCATTGCCAGGTCGTTGTCGATGATGCTGACGAGGTGAGCGGTGCGCGTGCGAAGAGCCGGGACGGGGACGGCGGTTCTGTGCGGTGTACTGCTGGCCGTCTCCTGCGGCCCCGAGCAGCACGCCGACAGCGGCGACGCCACGAGCGGTGCCCCGGTGCGGGCCAACAGCGCGCCCGCCCTGCTGCCGGTGCCGCGCGGTGACGGCAGCGAGGTCGCGGACGACTTCAACGGCGACGGCCACCGCGACCTGGTCCTGAACGACCTCGTCAAGGCGGAGAGCCACACCGACGACCCCGGCATCGGCATCGTCTACGGCAGCGCGCGCGGACTGCGGGCGGGGGCCCGGCAGTTGGTGAGCGCGAAGAAGCAGGGGGTGGCCACCAAGGGCCAACTCCCCGCCGTCTTCGACGCGGAGGCCGGCTGTGACCTCGACAAGGACGGGTTCACCGACCTCGTGGTCTCCACCGACCCGCCCTTCGACGGTCAGGGGCAGCCCCCGGTCCCGTTGCAGATCCTGTTCGGCTCGCCTTCCGGGCTGACCGGCAAGGCCGTCAAGCTCGCCGTCCCCGCCAAGGCCCGCGCGGGCAACGACTGGGCGGACCAGCCCGTGTGCGGGGACTTCGACGGCAACGGCACCGAGGACCTCGTCCTGCACGCCTCCGGCGGCCAACTCACCTACCTACAGGGCCCGTTCACCAGGAAGGGCGCCCCGCGCAAGGCCGGTGCGCCGGTCCGGTCACCGGGACAGGTACCGGTCGGCCCCGCCGCCGACGTCAACCTCGACGGATACGACGACCTGGTCGTCCGTACCGCCGAGGGCACCGCCACCTCCGCCGTCGTCCTCGGCGGCCCCACCGGCCCGACCCGCACCGGCGCCACCCTCCCCACCGGCGTCGACGTCGCCCTCGGCCGCTTCGGCAAGGGCAGGGCGTGGGACGCGGCGGTCGGCGCGATGGGCGGCACCGCCCTGCGCTACGACCTGCCCACCGCCGTACGCGGCACCCTCGCCTCCCCCGGCTCGATGCTCGACGCCGCCGACTTCGACGGGGACGGACTGAGCGAACTGGTCTCCAGCGGCTCGCGGGTGAAGGTCTTCAGGGGCGGGACGAAGGGGCTGTCCGCGGCGGCCATGGTCACCGTCGAGCCGGACGCCGTCGGCACCACCCGGGTCGTCGGCATCGGTGACTTCGACGGCGACGGGCGGGCGGACCTCGCGCTGCGGACCTACCGGGGCGAGACGAAGGACAGCGTCACCGTGTACTCCGGG
This DNA window, taken from Streptomyces sp. NBC_00663, encodes the following:
- a CDS encoding aminoglycoside phosphotransferase family protein; translated protein: MRDRTATVVDRGNYQDTVTPWEQGEWREAALGWAEAGLTAHGLRPAGRWSVRLRPWSVLVRIEVRDGAGVRCDDIWFKANPPGSAFEGALTAALAGWVPEHVLEPLAVDAGRGWSLLPHGGDLFRDVLERGDSDVSAWEEALRQYARMQRALIPYVAEMDRLGVPDARAAALPGIFDTALSENTALEKADRTRLHALRPRLLDWCAELAATGVPDSLDHCDLHDGQLLRPAPGRFTFFDWGDAHVSHPFCSFTVPARRVRERYGPEVLPRLRDAYLEPWTEDGPATSELRRALTLATRLGALAPTRAWTRLFPGASLPAGQEACAEWLRGLCSTP
- a CDS encoding FG-GAP repeat domain-containing protein, with protein sequence MRVRRAGTGTAVLCGVLLAVSCGPEQHADSGDATSGAPVRANSAPALLPVPRGDGSEVADDFNGDGHRDLVLNDLVKAESHTDDPGIGIVYGSARGLRAGARQLVSAKKQGVATKGQLPAVFDAEAGCDLDKDGFTDLVVSTDPPFDGQGQPPVPLQILFGSPSGLTGKAVKLAVPAKARAGNDWADQPVCGDFDGNGTEDLVLHASGGQLTYLQGPFTRKGAPRKAGAPVRSPGQVPVGPAADVNLDGYDDLVVRTAEGTATSAVVLGGPTGPTRTGATLPTGVDVALGRFGKGRAWDAAVGAMGGTALRYDLPTAVRGTLASPGSMLDAADFDGDGLSELVSSGSRVKVFRGGTKGLSAAAMVTVEPDAVGTTRVVGIGDFDGDGRADLALRTYRGETKDSVTVYSGAKKGLVAAEPTVTFSTAAFLGS